DNA from Streptomyces rishiriensis:
CCCCGCCAACACGGAGATCGTGAACGGAGACCCGTCCGCGCATCGGACGGACGGTTTCTTCAACCAGAGCTGAGGCAGGGCCGCTCACCGGCCCTGCCTCGGCCCCCGGGCCGGGTCAGCGGAAGGCGTCGAGTCCGGTGAGCGCCTTGCCCAGCACGAGCTGGTGCATCTCGACGGTGCCCTCGTAGGTGAGCACCGACTCGAGGTTGGTGGCGTGCCGCATGACCGGGTACTCGAGCGAGATCCCGTTGGCGCCGAGGATCGTCCGTGCGGTCCGGCAGATCTCGATCGCTTCCCGTACGTTGTTGAGCTTGCCGAAGCTGACCTGCTCGGGACGCAGCCGGCCGGCGTCCATGCGCCGCCCCAGGTGATGGGCGAGCAGAATCCCCTTGTGCAGCTCGACCGCCATGTCGGCGAGCTTGGCCTGGGTGAGCTGGAACCCCCCGATGGGCCGCCCGAACTGCTCACGCGTCTTCGCGTACGCGACGGCGGTCTCGAAGCAGGAGCGCGCCGCTCCCATCGCGCCCCACACGATGCCGTAGCGCGCGTGGGACAGACAGCTGAGCGGTCCGCGCAGCCCGGTGACCTCCGGCAGGACGGCGTCCGCGGGCAGCCGCACGTCGTCGAGCACGAGTTCGCTGGTCACGCTCGCCCGCAGGGACCACTTGTGCTTGATCTCCGGTGCGGAGAACCCCGGAGCGTCGGTGGGCACGACGAACCCGCGGATCCCCTCGTCGCTCTGCGCCCAGACGACGGCCACCCCGGCGACGGATCCGTTGGTGATCCACATCTTGCGGCCGTTGAGCACCCAGTCGGAGCCGTCCCGCTTGGCGTGCGTCCGCATGCCGGCCGGGTCCGAGCCGTGATCGGGTTCGGTGAGCCCGAAGCACCCGATGATCTCGCCCGCGGCCATCCCCGGCAGCCAGGTCTGCTTCTGCTCCTCGCTGCCGAAGCGGTGCAGGG
Protein-coding regions in this window:
- a CDS encoding acyl-CoA dehydrogenase family protein, yielding MSASSTLPPFDPADPLGIDDLLEPEDLAIRDTVRSWAADRVLPRIADWYERGELPGIRELARELGAVGALGMSLSGYGCAGASAVQYGLACLELEAADSGIRSLVSVQGSLAMYALHRFGSEEQKQTWLPGMAAGEIIGCFGLTEPDHGSDPAGMRTHAKRDGSDWVLNGRKMWITNGSVAGVAVVWAQSDEGIRGFVVPTDAPGFSAPEIKHKWSLRASVTSELVLDDVRLPADAVLPEVTGLRGPLSCLSHARYGIVWGAMGAARSCFETAVAYAKTREQFGRPIGGFQLTQAKLADMAVELHKGILLAHHLGRRMDAGRLRPEQVSFGKLNNVREAIEICRTARTILGANGISLEYPVMRHATNLESVLTYEGTVEMHQLVLGKALTGLDAFR